Proteins co-encoded in one Chroicocephalus ridibundus chromosome 6, bChrRid1.1, whole genome shotgun sequence genomic window:
- the CHST2 gene encoding carbohydrate sulfotransferase 2 — MKVCRRKALALCLGYALLLLLAALNLLEYKWRREPRRCGESPAAPRHQHQPPPPPPPPPAGSRGPAGARRQLVYVFTTWRSGSSFFGELFNQNPEVFFLYEPVWHVWQKLYPGDAVSLQGAARDMLSSLYRCDLSVFQLYSTAGAGKNLTTLGIFGAATNKVICSSPLCPAYRKEVVGMVDDRVCKKCPPQRLSRFQEECHKYRTLVIKGVRVFDLAVLAPLMRDPTLDLKVIHLVRDPRAVASSRIKSRHGLIRESLQVVRSRDPRIHRMPFLDAGHKLGGKKEGGGGSDYHALGAMEVICSSMAKTLQTALHPPDWLQGNYMAVRYEDLVVEPIKTLRQVYSFVNLVVSPEMEKFALNMTSGPGYSSKPFVVSARNATQALSAWRTALSYQQIKQVEEYCHQPMALLGYERVGSPEEVKDLSRTLLKKPRL; from the coding sequence aTGAAAGTGTGCCGGCGGAAGGCGCTGGCGCTGTGCCTGGGCTACGCGCTCCTGCTGCTCCTCGCCGCCCTCAACCTGCTGGAGTACAAGTGGCGGCGGGAGCCGCGGCGCTGCGGGGagtccccggccgccccccgccaccaacaccagcccccgccgccgcccccgccgccgccggccgggagcCGCGGTCCGGCGGGGGCCCGGCGGCAGCTGGTCTATGTCTTCACCACCTGGCGCTCGGGGTCGTCCTTCTTCGGGGAGCTCTTCAACCAGAACCCTGAGGTCTTCTTCCTCTACGAGCCGGTGTGGCACGTCTGGCAGAAGCTGTACCCCGGGGACGCCGTCTCGCTGCAAGGGGCGGCCCGCGACATGCTGAGCTCCCTGTACCGCTGCGACCTCTCCGTCTTCCAGCTCTACAGCACGGCGGGCGCCGGCAAGAACCTCACCACGCTGGGCATCTTCGGGGCGGCCACCAACAAGGTCATCTGCTCCTCGCCCCTCTGCCCGGCCTACCGCAAGGAGGTGGTGGGCATGGTGGACGACAGGGTGTGCAAGAAGTGTCCCCCGCAGCGCCTCAGCCGCTTCCAGGAGGAATGCCACAAGTATCGCACGCTGGTCATCAAGGGTGTCCGCGTCTTCGACCTGGCCGTCCTCGCCCCCCTCATGCGGGACCCGACCCTGGACCTCAAAGTCATCCACCTGGTGCGGGACCCCCGGGCCGTTGCCAGCTCCCGCATCAAGTCCCGGCATGGCCTCATCCGGGAGAGCCTGCAGGTGGTGAGGAGCAGGGACCCCCGCATCCACCGCATGCCCTTCCTTGATGCTGGCCACAAGCTGGGTGGAAAGAAGGAGGGTGGGGGTGGCTCAGACTACCATGCCCTGGGTGCTATGGAGGTCATCTGCAGCAGCATGGCCAAGACCCTGCAGACTGCTCTGCACCCCCCTGACTGGCTCCAGGGCAACTACATGGCTGTGCGCTACGAGGACCTGGTGGTCGAGCCCATCAAGACCTTGCGGCAGGTGTACAGCTTTGTCAACCTGGTGGTCAGCCCAGAGATGGAGAAGTTTGCCCTCAACATGACCAGTGGCCCTGGCTACTCCTCCAAGCCCTTTGTGGTGTCGGCCAGGAACGCCACCCAGGCGCTGAGCGCCTGGAGGACTGCGCTCAGCTACCAGCAGATCAAGCAGGTCGAGGAGTACTGCCACCAGCCCATGGCCCTGCTGGGCTACGAGAGGGTTGGCAGCCCCGAAGAGGTGAAGGACCTCAGCAGAACGTTGCTCAAGAAGCCACGGCTGTGA